ACGAAGTAAACCCGTACCTTTCGTAAAGCCCCGGCCGTGAAACAGCCGGGGCTTTTTCTTGGGCGACCGTGCAACGCCCGGCACTTCTCCCGACTCCTTGCAGAGGCTTCGGTGCGTGTTTTGCCGGAGAAAGGAATTATCCTGAAATTTACGGGCGGCTTGGAACGTTCTCCTTGCCAAACAGCCTCTGGCGCAACCTTGACCCGGCAGGCTTTTATCAGCATCTCATGATTGATTTTTTTGGTTCGTCGGCCCGTGTGGTCCTTTTGGTGGCCGGTTTATTGGCGGGCACCACTGCCACTAGCTACGCGCAGCTGGGTGTTTCCCGCAACGCCGCCCCCAAGCGGGTGATTGACGGCATCATTGTGAAGGTAGACAACCAGATTGTGCTGCGCTCGGACCTGGAGAACATTCTGCTGCAGGAACAGGCCCAGGCCAACGGCAAGCCCCTTTCTCCCAACATTCGCTGCGAAATTCTGCAGAGCATTGTACTCAACAAGCTAATGCTGGCCAAGGCCGAAACGGACTCCGTAGTGGTGGAAGACAGCCGCGTGCGTGACGAGCTGGACCGCCGCATGAACTACTTTGTGCAGCAGATTGGCTCTGAGAAAAAGCTGGAGGAATACTACAACAAGCCCATCCGGGTGCTGAAAGAGGAACTGCGTGCCCAGGTAAAGGAGCAGCTGGTAACGCAGGAAATGCAGAAGATTATTGCCGGCAAAGTAACCGTGACGCCCCGCGAGGTGCGCCAGTACTTTTCGCGCACGCCTAAAGACAGCCTCCCCTACTATTCTACCGAGGTAGAAGTAGGGCAGATTGTGAAGCTGGCGAAAACCAACAGCAAGGCCAAGCAGGAAACCATGGCCAAGCTCAACGATATCCGTGCCCGAATTGTGGGCGGTGAGGATTTTGCTACGCTGGCCAAGCAGTATTCCGAAGACCCCGGTTCCGGCAAAGAAGGCGGCTACTTGGGCTTCTTCAAGCGCAAAGAGCTGGTTCCGGAGTACGAAGCGGCTGCCCTGCGCCTGGAGCCCGGACAGATTTCTCCGGTAGTAGAGTCCCAGTTCGGTTTTCACATTATTCAGCTGATTGAGCGCAAGGGGGACAGTTTCTCTACCCGCCACATTCTGTTGAAGCCCAGCACCGGTACCGCCGACGTGAACGAAGCCGCCGAGGCGCTCAGCAAAGTACGCGCCCGTATTCTGGGCGACAGTATCACGTTTGCCAAAGCCGCCAAAGACGTTTCCGACGACAAGTTTTCCGGCGCCAACGGCGGCCTGCTGCAGAACCAGCAAACCGGCACCACTTACCTGCCGCTGGATAAGCTGGACCCCGCCATCTTCTTCACCATTGATACCATGAAGGTGGGCAGCATTACCAAGCCCCTGCCCTACCGCACCGACGACGGTAAGGACGCCATGCGCATTATTTGGCTGAAATCGAACACGCCGCCCCACCAGGCCAACCTCAACGATGACTACCAGAAAATAGCCCAGGCTGCGCTCACGGAGAAGAAAAACAAAGCCCTGGACGACTGGTTCCTCAAAAACCGCGGCAACGTGTTTATTGAAGTGGATCCGGAATACGCCGGCTGCAAGCTGCTGGAACCCCTGAATTAAAGATTGATGGGGTAGTGGCTGCGGCGGTTTTTGCCTCCGTATAAGGCCACTAATTGCTGCCCTTGCGTATCAATCACCAACTAAAAACCTATCTATGCCCTTCGCCTCCGATAAAGAAGCCGCCGATGCGCTGGCCCAGTCCTATCAAACGCTGCGTCAGGAAATCGGCAAAGTCATTATCGGGCAGGATGAGGTGGTGCGGCTGGTGCTTACGGCCGTGTTTTCGCAGGGCCACTGCCTGCTGGTAGGCGTGCCAGGCCTGGCCAAAACGCTGCTCATCCAAACCATTGCCGACTCGCTGGATTTGTCGTTCAACCGCATTCAGTTCACGCCGGACTTGATGCCTTCTGACATTGTAGGCTCTGAAACACTCACCCAGCAGCGGGATTTTCAGTTTGTGAAGGGTCCGATTTTCGCCAACATCGTGCTGGCCGACGAAATCAACCGCACGCCGCCCAAAACCCAGGCTGCGCTGCTGGAAAGCATGCAGGAATACGCCGTTACGGTGGCCGGGCAGCGCTACCCGCTCAACCGCCCGTTCTTTGTGCTGGCCACCCAGAACCCCATTGAGCAAGAAGGCACTTATCCCCTGCCGGAAGCCCAGCTGGACCGCTTCATGTTCAACATTCAGCTGGACTACCCCAGCTACGAGGCGGAGCTGCAAATCGTAAAAAACACCACCTCCGACCACAAGCCCACCGTGCGGAAAGTGTTGCACGCCGACGAGATTCAGGCTTTTCAGCACCTGGTCCGTCGTGTGCCCGTAGCCGATAACGTGGTGGAGTACGCTGTAGGCCTGGTGCACCGCACCCGCCCCAACACCGAGCGGGGCGCCGCCCGCGCCACGCAGCTCTTGGAATGGGGTGCCGGCCCCCGGGCCTCCCAGCACCTTATTGTGGGCGCCAAGTGCAACGCCCTGCTCAACGGCAAATACTCCCCCGATATTGAAGATGTGAAAGCCGTAGCCCTGCCCATTCTGCGGCACCGCCTGGTGCGCAACTTCAAGGCCGAGGCCGAAGGCATCTCGGTGGAGCAAATCGTAAAAGAAATCCTTTAAGGTATAGCTGAATTAACCGTTCCTACTCGGAGTCTTTCAGTTTCATCACGCAGCATTCAGAAGTAACCTACCATGGAAGTTCCCGCTTACTACCAGCAGTTTGAGCGCAATATTGAAATTATCCTGGATGCTATTCAGGCCGGGCTTGATCTGCGCACCACAGCGCTGGGTACCTCGCTGCCACTGGAAATATATGTTCTCTGCGAAGTACTGAACCAAGGCGGCGCCCACTTCACGCTGACCACGGAGGGCCTGGCCCGCGTAGAGGAGTTTCAGCGCCAGTACATGCAGCATGAGTCGGAAACGGAAGCTGAAATGAAGCGCATTCTGGACGATAAAAAGTCGTTTATGCGCACGCCGGAAGGCCGCGTACTCACCAAGGAAATGCTGATTCGCCGTTTGGAATTCTTTAATGAAGCCGCCCGGCAGGTGAATGTCATGCGTACGCAAAGTGCCCTGGGCAGCCCCACGCAATACCAAGTACCTGGCACGGCCGTAGCCCGGTAGAAATAAATAGCAACAAAAAAGGCCGCTCTGGAAAGAGCGGCCTTTTTTGTTTAGCCCGACAGCAGAGCCTGCGGTTTACCTATTGGCTTCGTATTTACTCCGCCACCATGCTACCGGCATCCTGCGGACGAATTTTGGTGTGCCCGTCTTTGGCGTGCAGCACATTTAAGCTGCCTTCGGGCTCCTTTTTCAGGTCGCTGGGCACGTCGTCGCCGTGGGGGCCTTTGGATACAGTGGTACCGCCATCTACAAAGTACAGGGAGCCGGTTACGTAGCTGGCTTCATCGGAAGCCAGGAATAAGTACACGTTAGCTACTTCCTCAGTAGTACCGCGGCGGCCCATGGGCGTGCCGGAAATCAGGCCTTTCTCCATTTTAGAGGTCATGGGGCCGGTTTCTTTGTGCGTCCAGGCGGTATCAATGGGGCCGGGGCAAACACAGTTGGCGCGCACGCCCTGCGGGGCCTGCTCTACTGCCACACCTTTCATGAAAGAGTGAATAAAGCCTTTGGTACCGCCATACGGGGTATTGTTGGCCAGGCCCATCTGGCCCGACTCGGAGCCGGCCGAAACAATGTTACCGCGGGTCTTCTGCAGCTCCGGCAGGGCGGCGCGGCTCATCATGAAGGCGGAGTAAATGTTGTTTTTGATCATATACTCAAACGCCTCCACCGGATATTCATCCAGGGTGGCTGTGGTAGGAAACACGCCGGCATTGTTAATCAAAATATCCAGCTTGCCATATTCCTTCACGGCCAGCTGCACGCAGGCCTCGGCGGTGGCCAGCAAGGAGATGTCGCCGGTAAAAGCCACGGCCCGGCCGCCGGTCTGGAGTATTTCTTCTACCACTTCGCGCACGGGGTCTTCGGCGAAACCAGCCACCACCACGGCGGCTCCTTCTTTGGCAAAGCGTTTGGCCACGGCCTCGCCAATACCGGAGCCACCGCCGGTTACAATGGCTACTTTATTTTCCAATCGTCTGGTCATCTTAGAAAGTGTTGGTTGTGGGTAAATCAGCTTATAGCAGTTAGCAATACGCCCGGCTCACCCGCTGGCATAGCGCGCAACCGGACGTACTGGCTTAACGATGGTAGTCGGGGGGAGTTACCAGATGCCTAAACTTTACCCTATCCATCGGCTTTATAAGCTGTAAGAGCCGTATAAGCTGGTGTATTCCTGATTATGGTTACCTCTCGCCCGCCCCTGCCTGCCCCTGCCATGGCGCCGCTTACTACCGCGCGGCTGGAGCTGCGTCCTTACCGACCCAGCGACGCCGCCACCTTCTTTCAGCTGCTGGATGAAAACCGCCAGCGCCTGCAGCCGGCTTTTCCCACCCGGGTAGCGGCCGTGCAAACCCTGGCCGATGCTCAACAGGTGCTGTATGGTTTTACCGCAGACTGGCGCAGCGGGCACCTATATGTGTTTGGCATATGGGAACAGGCCACCGCCTGCTACATCGGCGACATTAGCCTCAAGCCCAATGGGGGAACCAAGGTCACGGCGGAAATCAGTTACTATCTGGATGCTGGGGCCGAGGGCAAAGGCTACGCCCGCGAAGCCGTGCGCGGTGCCCTGGCGTTTGGTTTTGAAACGATGCGCGCCGACCGGCTCCTGATCCGGTGCCGCGCCAATAACCCCCGAAGCTGCGCCGTGGCCGAGTCGGTGGGCTTTCAGCTGCTGCCCCCGCGCCACCGTGCCTGGACGATGCGGCCCTTGCGCACCGATGTAATTCAGTACTTCCTCTTCAAGCGTGAGGATATGCCGGCTTCCCTGGCTTAGTCGGGCCGCAGCGTAGTCAGCAGGAAGCTCTGGTTGAAATTGAGGTACAGGGCAAAGGAGAAATCGAAGAGGCCGTTGTTCAGGTCATACAGCGGCTCAAAGCGCGTGGTAAGCGTGAGGTGGCCGGGCAGCTGGTAGTCGCGCAGTACGCGCAGAATCAGGAGCTGGCGCCGCCGCTCCACGTAGTCCTGATCTACCGGCGAGGAGGATACCGACTGGTACAGACGCCCGCCCAGCGGGGAGATGTAGCCGTTGCCATGCCAGTAGGCCACCTGCAGGTTGGAAAGGCGCGTATCAGCCCCGGCATTCAGGTACAAGCCGGTGCCGTCTTTGAAAGCCAGCGCCTCAGTAAAGGAGTAGTCGTTGAAATACGTGGCGTACCCATCAAAATGCACCGCGCTTATCAGGTTGGAAGGCAGCGCGCGCCGTACCCGCACCCCGGCGGCTACATTGAAGAGGGTTTGCAGCGGTACATCTATGGTATCGAGCTGGCCGCCGTGGTGCGTGGCGGTGAACTGGAAGGGCAGCTTCACCAGCCAGCCCGTAGAGTCGCCCAGGAGCTGGCGCTCGGCCGTGAGGCCGCCGGCTACTTCCTCCTGAAAATTGCTGAAGCGGTACTGCTGGCGCTGCCAGTTTACCCAGGCATCCAGGGTGGTGCGGGGCGTCTGGAACTGGTACTGGATGCCTTCCTCCAGCCGGTTGGTCATCACCCGCTCAAAGTCGTACAGGGGCTCAATGTAGCCGTGGTGCAGGTTGCCTTCCAGGTTGCCAAAAAGCAGGTTGTGCGGGCCGTGGCGGTATTTGAGCGTGAACAGCGGCCGGATTTGCTTAAACCGCGGCGTGCCGTAGTCCTTCCACAGAAACACGCCGGCCTCCAGGCGCAGGTTAGCGGCCGGGAAGTAAACCAGGCGCGGGGCCAGGTGGGCACCAAAGTAGGTGCGGCCGGGGTCTATCTTATTGAAATACTCGTTGTCCTTGTTAAACAGAAAGCCCTGCACATCCAGGCGCAGCTGCCGCTCGTACTTGGGGCCAAGCGGGAGCGGATGCAAAAAGGCCCGGTTATCCAGCTGAGCCCAGGCGGGATTAGTGCTGCCCAGCCAGCCTAGCGCTATCAGGATCAGAAGGTAACGAAGCGGGTCTTTTCCTAAAAAATTTAGCACAGAAAAAACATCCTAAAACCAACGAATTTTTTTAGCATTGCGGGGACAAAATATAGCTCAGCTGCGTTATCATGAGCCAGCCCCAAATGGCCTTGCTGCCCGGTACTGAAAAGCTGGCGGCCCGGTTGGTCAGCCCGCTCAAAACGCCTACATTCACCAAACCTAAGCATTTCTACTTAACCCCTCCCTAATGGCTGCAACCTCTGATAAAGCTGAGAAAACTGCTTCGAACCCCGTTGCCGAAAAAATGAAAGCCCTCCAGCTTACCATGGACAAGCTGGATAAAGCCTACGGTAAGGGCACCGTCATGAAACTGAGCGACAACAAGGTGGTCGATATTCCGGCTATCAGCACTGGCTCGCTTGGTCTGGACATTGCTCTGGGTATCGGCGGCTTGCCACGCGGCCGTGTCGTTGAGATTTATGGCCCGGAATCTTCGGGTAAAACCACGCTGACGCTGCACTGCATTGCCGAAGCACAGAAAAAAGGCGGCCTGGCGGCTTTCATCGATGCCGAGCA
The Hymenobacter sp. DG25B genome window above contains:
- a CDS encoding peptidylprolyl isomerase — translated: MIDFFGSSARVVLLVAGLLAGTTATSYAQLGVSRNAAPKRVIDGIIVKVDNQIVLRSDLENILLQEQAQANGKPLSPNIRCEILQSIVLNKLMLAKAETDSVVVEDSRVRDELDRRMNYFVQQIGSEKKLEEYYNKPIRVLKEELRAQVKEQLVTQEMQKIIAGKVTVTPREVRQYFSRTPKDSLPYYSTEVEVGQIVKLAKTNSKAKQETMAKLNDIRARIVGGEDFATLAKQYSEDPGSGKEGGYLGFFKRKELVPEYEAAALRLEPGQISPVVESQFGFHIIQLIERKGDSFSTRHILLKPSTGTADVNEAAEALSKVRARILGDSITFAKAAKDVSDDKFSGANGGLLQNQQTGTTYLPLDKLDPAIFFTIDTMKVGSITKPLPYRTDDGKDAMRIIWLKSNTPPHQANLNDDYQKIAQAALTEKKNKALDDWFLKNRGNVFIEVDPEYAGCKLLEPLN
- a CDS encoding AAA family ATPase: MPFASDKEAADALAQSYQTLRQEIGKVIIGQDEVVRLVLTAVFSQGHCLLVGVPGLAKTLLIQTIADSLDLSFNRIQFTPDLMPSDIVGSETLTQQRDFQFVKGPIFANIVLADEINRTPPKTQAALLESMQEYAVTVAGQRYPLNRPFFVLATQNPIEQEGTYPLPEAQLDRFMFNIQLDYPSYEAELQIVKNTTSDHKPTVRKVLHADEIQAFQHLVRRVPVADNVVEYAVGLVHRTRPNTERGAARATQLLEWGAGPRASQHLIVGAKCNALLNGKYSPDIEDVKAVALPILRHRLVRNFKAEAEGISVEQIVKEIL
- a CDS encoding SDR family NAD(P)-dependent oxidoreductase yields the protein MTRRLENKVAIVTGGGSGIGEAVAKRFAKEGAAVVVAGFAEDPVREVVEEILQTGGRAVAFTGDISLLATAEACVQLAVKEYGKLDILINNAGVFPTTATLDEYPVEAFEYMIKNNIYSAFMMSRAALPELQKTRGNIVSAGSESGQMGLANNTPYGGTKGFIHSFMKGVAVEQAPQGVRANCVCPGPIDTAWTHKETGPMTSKMEKGLISGTPMGRRGTTEEVANVYLFLASDEASYVTGSLYFVDGGTTVSKGPHGDDVPSDLKKEPEGSLNVLHAKDGHTKIRPQDAGSMVAE
- a CDS encoding GNAT family N-acetyltransferase, translating into MAPLTTARLELRPYRPSDAATFFQLLDENRQRLQPAFPTRVAAVQTLADAQQVLYGFTADWRSGHLYVFGIWEQATACYIGDISLKPNGGTKVTAEISYYLDAGAEGKGYAREAVRGALAFGFETMRADRLLIRCRANNPRSCAVAESVGFQLLPPRHRAWTMRPLRTDVIQYFLFKREDMPASLA